The genome window ATACCGCTCGACGCTAGGTTCTGTGTTCGAAGGATCACCCACAGGTACACCTCCGCCCCGTCGTTTCGCGAATAGCTGCCACTCGCCACTGCACCCCCTTTGAACCGCCATTACTGTGAGAATCCAGCCATCGCACACCCTCCGAGCAGGAGCGTCGCTGTGAAGTAGCCTTAACGTTCCGTTCGAGTCCATCTGAATATTCACAACCCAGCAGCCCGCGACCATTGTTGCCGCTTGCTTGGTTCCGTACGATCGTTAGAAAGTCTGGTTCTGTTCGACTAATAAGGTACCTAAAACAAAGTCTTTGTGATTTAAATATAGATATATGAAATCGATCTTGTTCGATTCTCCCGACGACTGTTTCAAACCTTTCTAATTGAAAGAAGATAACCACAAATAAATGGTTTCGTGTTGTTGCTAGTGAGTTACGAATAGGGTGAAAGTGTTTCGAAATCTGGTTTTCGTATGTATGTGTATTAGTATAGGGGAGGTGTGTGTATATATTGTGAATCGAGTGTAGGATGTGCATGGGTTGCTGTGAGTGTGTCGCATGTATGTGTATATTGAGAATGTTGCAGGTAGGATTTTCAAGGATATGTATATGAATTGTTTCAATTGATTCATGTATGcatttgttgttttttttattataattatttagGTAATGCATGCATGATTGTGATttacatgcatgtatgtatgtgtagATTGTGTCTACGTGTTATGGTCCATATGTGGGGTGGTTTGtctagttttatttttattttgttttatctattttttttccttttctttttagtttatttattagTGTGTGTATATGAATGTGTAGGGTGTGTTCTTTTGTTTGCATGGATTTGTCTGTTATTGTCATATGTGATGTGTGTTTGTTTTATATTTAATTctctcttcttctttttttttgtgtgtgaGTACATAGTGTTTGTTTTATTAATATGTGTGTGGGGGTATGGGTACTGGTACTGTGTTTATATAGATACCTTTATGTGTGAATGGTATTATGTTGGGCACATGAGTATGAggctaaaatattatatttattaatataataatacatTAATATCATTTGGTCCAACATGATTTTATTACTAGAATTGTTTATAAATGACAtcattgtttattttatttataaaatggttttatGAAAATTTATACTATACAATTGAACATAACGACGCTTAGTGTTGGGCTGTCTAGCTTCATGTCgaatttatataataaaactTAAAGAAATTTTAAAACAAACGTTGGTCGTCGGGAAATTCTTAGCAAATGAATTTATAAATAATACTAATTTATTATATAACTAATTTGGCCTATGACGGGATTATAGGTTATTAATTGTTAGAGGACGACTAGAATTTTTTTTGTGTGTCGCTTTGCCTTGCTAAACCaaaggtacggattctgtttcatTTACATCATAGTATAATTTTATTTTCGTTACTCTTGGTACGGATTCTTTGGTCTTCTCATCAtagtatttatttattaatttttttatcataTCCGTTACTTTGCAGTACGGAGTTTTGTTAGTTTTCGTTTCAGTTCACATTTATTATTTGATAAGTTCGTAGTAGCATGCAATATATCGTAGTAATTGTAATCATTGTTGCATGTTCTCGTTAGCAGTATGTTCAGTTGCCTGTAAATGGCTTTAGtttttgtactctgtcacccgagcatgtttggtttggtttggttcggtttggtttggtttggtttggtttggtttgtggAGATGGAACAATGGGTGCTCATCGCACTCACCgtctcataggtgcatggactagctagctaTGTACCCGTCTGTTTAGGCTCTGGGTGCTTCCGTCTCACGTGACTTggttttttttgttatttgtagTCACGTAGTCTGATATCTGTTTCTGATCTGATATGTTTATAATATTGTCTGGTATGCTTTGTATGTCTGATTATGTTCTGCCTCAGATTATGTTCAGTATTTGTTCAAGTGTCAGTTTATGTTTGTGTTCAAAAATTTCTTATTTCTTTCTTTAGGTCCTTTCTTTACTTGCACTATTTGATTTTTCCGTTACTGGGCAAcctttggctcagccgtagttttCTTTGTTGTGTTTTCTTATTTGTTGACAGGTAATCTGGGGAATGTTGGGAACTAGTGATGATGAGAGTAAAATGCGGTTCAAGAATAAAGACTTTTATTTATTTCAACATTTTGAATTAATTAATACTTAGGATTCTTGGTTTGTTTTAAGACTTCGTTTATCTTTCGAATTCAATTTTTCTTCGTTAAATggattgtgtttggtttttgatatCTATgatagtgacacgtcagccctaaccgggttggggtgttacagttatggtatcagagcccaggCTCCTTCCTGTAGAAAACTTTAACATTAATAATTAAACATGTGAGTTAGTGGGTAGACGTCGGGTTAGGATAtctctctttcttcttcacgTAATTTGAAATTTTTTCCTCTCACACATATCTCCTTTCAGATGCCTCCTAGAAGAATTGTGAACACGCACCGTAATGAGGATGACGACATTCCCATTGAGACCCTCATTACTAATGCTGTTAATACAGCTATCGCGGGCTTAATCCCTAACTTGTTGCAACAACTTCAGCAAAATAACAACGGGCCACCAGGAGGTAATAACAACAACGGACCACAAGGGGGTAATAACAACAACGGCCCTCAAGGCGGAAATGCTAACCCTCCTGTTGCCATTCATGATTGGCTTGATCGCTTCCAAAAGTTAAAGCCAAAATCGTTTAGTACCGCTGCTACTCCCGTCGAGGCGGAAAACTGGATTGCTCATATCGAGAAAAATTTTGAAGTGTTGGGTGTGAATGACGAATTCAAAGTCAGGCTTGCTAGTTACAAATTGGAGGACGATGCTCATAGGTGGTGGAAGACTTTGAAGAATGCTCGTGGAGGAGATAATTATGCAGCCACACTTCCTTGGAATGAGTTTCGTACATTGTTCTATCAGCAGTATTTCACTGATGCTGACCGCAGTGAATATCTAAGAGAGTATTCCTCTATCATGCAGGGGGACGATGAGCCCATCATGGAGTTTAAAACTCGTTTCTGTCGTTTGGTCAATTTTCTGGGTCCGACTGCAGGTACGCTAGAGCAGCAAACCAACACTTTCAAGTGGGCTATATGTGACCGTGATAGGAAGTTTATTCTGAATCTTCGTTTCGCTGATATTAATGAGATTGTTGATGCGGTCAAAAACTTGGATAATGATAAGAAGCATCGCCAGAGGACGTTGGATGATAATCGTAAGCGACCAAGGGAAGATAACCAGACTAATTCTTCTTTTCATGGTGGCAATGATCAATCTCGAGACCGTAGGCACCGTTCTAACAGGAATTACGACAATCAGATACATCAAGACAAACAAAACCTGCCACAATATCGTGACCCTCCTTGTGCCACTTGTGGGAAACCTCATAGTGGGGTTTGTCGCCGAGCGGAACGTCtctgcttcaattgtggagatgcAGGTCACCTGGTTAAAGAGTGCCCTAAGTTTAACCCTAGAGCTAATACTAGGGGAAATGCCAGACTTGCTACTAATGATGCAGCGAATACCCCAGGTATGATTTTCGGTTAATTGCATACTAGTTAACGTGATATGCATGCTCTAATTGACACTCTTGTATCAATACGTGATATCACTTCTACTTGCTAAATACTTGATGACTAGGCCCACTACTTTAGGGTACCCATTAATTATATCTATTCTCCTTAAGAGGCGACGTTATCTCTGATGTTTATAAAGATTATCCAGTTTGAACATAGTCCATTTTCCGTTCCATTACATCCAATTGGACTTTTTATTTGTTCTCACTATCTGAACAGTTTGCTTGCTCTGATGTTTGATATGTTGATTTTGTTTGATCTCGTAAAAGTTCTCACTAGTTTAAGTTCATGTCTACCTGTCATTTTGTCACTCGGAATTTGCTCTTGTGCGTGGTGTTTTGCTATACAACTATGATACCTGAATTTCGTAGCATATGCATATGTTTAAATTTTGCGCTTTATCCATACTTCgcaatttcgaggacgaaattttttttTAGGAGGGTAGAATTGTAACATACGAAACTTTTATAACCCTAATGTAATAAATATCAATTATTTATGTAGGTTCTAGTGAATTCAATACGATCTATGTTCGACTCAACGATTATCGTTTAAACGGTACATCTTATTTAATAGAGATTATTTAACAATATTGTATatcatttttaaaaaaaaataactgaTTCAATAAATGCTAGAAATTAATTATAACAAATGTTTCTTATACTTAGAATTAGGGCTTTTTAAAATTCAAAGAAAACAAAAAGATCCTTTAGTATGTTACATATAAGTTAAGGGGGTATAGTGAAAATTCAAGATAAATCAACTTCATCATGACGTTTTGTAAGTTTTGGAATTCAAAAATTCCGATCGGGATTTTCGCCACAAATTTGCAAACCGTATCAATTTAATAATCGACTTTAAATATTAGAATGATATATTTCTCACAAGTTTCCACACTTACGATCTCATATAAATTCGTTTACAAACATCTTCGTCAGTCACCACAATCACCACCGCCCACCATTGCGGCACACCACCATCAGACTATCATTCAACCACCGAACCCTGGTGACTCGCAACCATCCGCAACCGTCACATCACCACCCATACTCCGCCGCGCCACCTCGCTGAAACCACTACTCACCGCCACTATTTCTGTTCCGCTACCGCAATTGTTCGATCAACCGATACCGCTCGACGCTAGGTTCTGTGTTCGAAGGATCACCCACAGGTACACCTCCGCCCCGTCGTTTCGCGAATAGCTGCCACTCGCCACTGCACCCCCTTTGAACCGCCATTACTGTGAGAATCCAGCCATCGCACACCCTCCGAGCAGGAGCGTCGCTGTGAAGTAGCCTTAACGTTCCGTTCGAGTCCATCTGAATATTCACAACCCAGCAGCCCGCGACCATTGTTGCCGCTTGCTTGGTTCCGTACGATCGTTAGAAAGTCTGGTTCTGTTCGACTAATAAGGTACCTAAAACAAAGTCTTTGTGATTTAAATATAGATATATGAAATCGATCTTGTTCGATTCTCCCGACGACTGTTTCAAACCTTTCTAATTGAAAGAAGATAACCACAAATAAATGGTTTCGTGTTGTTGCTAGTGAGTTACGAATAGGGTGAAAGTGTTTCGAAATCTGGTTTTCGTATGTATGTGTATTAGTATAGGGGAGGTGTGTGTATATATTGTGAATCGAGTGTAGGATGTGCATGGGTTGCTGTGAGTGTGTCGCATGTATGTGTATATTGAGAATGTTGCAGGTAGGATTTTCAAGGATATGTATATGAATTGTTTCAATTGATTCATGTATGcatttgttgttttttttattataattatttagGTAATGCATGCATGATTGTGATttacatgcatgtatgtatgtgtagATTGTGTCTACGTGTTATGGTCCATATGTGGGGTGGTTTGtctagttttatttttattttgttttatctatttttttttccttttctttttagtttatttattagTGTGTGTATATGAATGTGTAGGGTGTGTTCTTTTGTTTGCATGGATTTGTCTGTTATTGTCATATGTGATGTGTGTTTGTTTTATATTTAATTctctcttcttcttttttttgtgTGTGAGTACATAGTGTTTGTTTTATTAATATGTGTGTGGGGGTATGGGTACTGGTACTGTGTTTATATAGATACCTTTATGTGTGAATGGTATTATGTTGGGCACATGAGTATGAggctaaaatattatatttattaatataataatacatTAATATCATTTGGTCCAACATGATTTTATTACTAGAATTGTTTATAAATGACAtcattgtttattttatttataaaatggttttatGAAAATTTATACTATACAATTGAACATAACGACGCTTAGTGTTGGGCTGTCTAGCTTCATGTCgaatttatataataaaactTAAAGAAATTTTAAAACAAACGTTGGTCGTCGGGAAATTCTTAGCAAATGAATTTATAAATAATACTAATTTATTATATAACTAATTTGGCCTATGACGGGATTATAGGTTATTAATTGTTAGAGGACGACTAGAATTTTTTTTGTGTGTCGCTTTGCCTTGCTAAACCaaaggtacggattctgtttcatTTACATCATAGTATAATTTTATTTTCGTTACTCTTGGTACGGATTCTTTGGTCTTCTCATCAtagtatttatttattaatttttttatcataTCCGTTACTTTGCAGTACGGAGTTTTGTTAGTTTTCGTTTCAGTTCACATTTATTATTTGATAAGTTCGTAGTAGCATGCAATATATCGTAGTAATTGTAATCATTGTTGCATGTTCTCGTTAGCAGTATGTTCAGTTGCCTGTAAATGGCTTTAGtttttgtactctgtcacccgagcatgtttggtttggtttggttcggtttggtttggtttggtttggtttggtttgtggAGATGGAACAATGGGTGCTCATCGCACTCACCgtctcataggtgcatggactagctagctaTGTACCCGTCTGTTTAGGCTCTGGGTGCTTCCGTCTCACGTGACTTggttttttttgttatttgtagTCACGTAGTCTGATATCTGTTTCTGATCTGATATGTTTATAATATTGTCTGGTATGCTTTGTATGTCTGATTATGTTCTGCCTCAGATTATGTTCAGTATTTGTTCAAGTGTCAGTTTATGTTTGTGTTCAAAAATTTCTTATTTCTTTCTTTAGGTCCTTTCTTTACTTGCACTATTTGATTTTTCCGTTACTGGGCAAcctttggctcagccgtagttttCTTTGTTGTGTTTTCTTATTTGTTGACAGGTAATCTGGGGAATGTTGGGAACTAGTGATGATGAGAGTAAAATGCGGTTCAAGAATAAAGACTTTTATTTATTTCAACATTTTGAATTAATTAATACTTAGGATTCTTGGTTTGTTTTAAGACTTCGTTTATCTTTCGAATTCAATTTTTCTTCGTTAAATggattgtgtttggtttttgatatCTATgatagtgacacgtcagccctaaccgggttggggtgttacactaattctcaattggtcaaaagaacttaggaaggattttatagatccatcccaagataatgaccatgaggaaatgttggaaccgcattccgacaacctcgttgctcctgaaaataccttcatacctagaaaagacgtggacgatagtcgtccctgtgtcgattgtgccgtgaaggactccccatcgacttcgttcggtgcatacatagacctgagcgattcggcatacaccttctttaacgagagcccggaaaagggttggacttgtccacctagaatgaaaataggaattaccctcaccgataacctcttgcgttctcgccttagtataggataattaaggtatcttaggcactttgtggttgttccaacaaatcaagaaccacccgatataaataaactccttagtagcgacaaacttcataaaacagctacccgacacggggccgtgcccggccaacacgcccccgtgtccaccaaaagattcccttctgatcagaacgtcagaatacggacaaactgtgtcagaattttatctgcacacggggccgtgtccagcgaacacggggccgtgtccagaaggctgtcgttttctataaatgcagccaaaaatcctgcacatttggaccaacttgggacagagatttgaaggaatcttctctcaaacaatcctaggtaagtctaaaagaaggttccaacaacccatcttgtcctttcctcttctagacatttccttcttttcatctttcttcaagaactaccatgaaaagtttgaatttttcaacctttgtggtaggaaacaaggagttttgatcatggaatcttggtgaaaacatgttgtgtaacattgtttaaagttatttatgaccaaaaagtctacataaattcagaaaataacttagaaacccaagattccttgcttcaaaattctgcagaaagatgaacacggggccgtgctcaatgagcacggggccgtgtccagaaactgtttcgtcatataaactacttttggtttatttttcgtagaatggtgagtgaaaacagcgaaacatcatccgttcattcctcaaacagcagaaggggaagaaggccctccgttgaagctacacttgtgcactatgtgatagcattgagggaagctctcgacgaaatgacgtcagtagaggaggtccttattgaccgtattaacgatcttacaatgggacttgaaagtagcttccaagaaattaaccttttgcaccaaaggttaaacattcttgtagcacctcctatggagccagtccttccacaacaggactggaacttggcactcggggttaacaaccctaccggttGGGacgactttcccgcagaacctcccatggaacacccacaagaaattccagcggaagtcgaaactcctcaaactaatgcaaatgagccctcttttctccttccaagggaggtagaggagtggctcgtCGATATATGAGGAGGACCACGCCCGGAAAAAGGAGTTctaaaaagccttatctaaccaagattagtagcttcttggaaattttgctataTTAGAATAAagcatagggctagaactccatggtttaatatttatgtactttcatctttaactttatgtaatatctctctatgtttgcaatgttatgatggtttttaataTTGATGGTTGTTTAGCGAATAAAACACattcatggtggtaatggatgaaaaggggaacgagaaaaatggacccatgcacgaagaacagagcaacccgacacaaatctccatcacagaaggctcaacacgggccgtgcccaaccaacacgaccccgtgctgagccacctgcagaaaaacacccagttcaggtaactggacacgggccgtgttcagcggacacgcccccgtgtccaggcttctgttttaattctttaattttcgttactggcacctgaccacggggccgtgcccggtcaccacggggccgtgtccaggatgccagtaacataaatctttgctttttaacctacttttacacattctaatcaaccaaaaaccttatttttggacacattgaggacaatgtgtaatttaagtgtggggggaatgctaaaaccttgaattttgcaaatcctaaatacaagccttacacaaaactctattggaaccgctaaacaccccaaattttttcaaaaactttttcatttattttatcatttacttgtcttagtttaagttgggaataacaagttctaaaaaggttatatttttacaaatttacaaccgatagcgtcgtgataacaaagaaccaacataagaaaattacgaaacggcataacaagtctagttaaaaattcgattatatatacttgatcacattaaaaacccattcccacaaaagtgagttttgagcctttattgagcataaagatatacatatttagactaaatgctcattttttgtttcttgtgtgaatagccgcttggttcttacaactctagaacttgccacgacaatacattcccggtccttaccaacttaaacccaagtaagtaagtgatggaggcattaggactaaccatatttttctttctaaaccattatttttcatttttttttaccacctacccaaaatccccctagatagcccctttgagcctaaacctttcatttcattaccccaaaaccctttttacccaccaaaaaccctttttatttttcaccctttattttagtaacaagctcggtttttcgtaaactcgctttttttatgtgatgaaaaaaaaaaacaatgatgaagtcaaaaacaaacaaaagctatataaaagcttgtttggagaaatacttcaaaataaaaagtcactaaaaacaaggtatgtcacgaaaaccgacgctttttacgattttcgcccttttttctaactaacccaaccaaccacctttaacccaagcctaacccttcaccccaaaagtcctcttgatatttacaaaggtaaaaagttaaaaaggaggaggattgattgctcggcaagcctatggaaggcgtaagttccatgccgctcacgagtgattcactaaaaatctacaccttcggccgagtgttgagtgatcccccgcgaggtatgtgaacttgtatataaatggaattttaataaggcatgctatgcccaaataagtaatttatcttatgaaacgttcaaa of Helianthus annuus cultivar XRQ/B chromosome 1, HanXRQr2.0-SUNRISE, whole genome shotgun sequence contains these proteins:
- the LOC118490234 gene encoding uncharacterized protein LOC118490234; translated protein: MPPRRIVNTHRNEDDDIPIETLITNAVNTAIAGLIPNLLQQLQQNNNGPPGGNNNNGPQGGNNNNGPQGGNANPPVAIHDWLDRFQKLKPKSFSTAATPVEAENWIAHIEKNFEVLGVNDEFKVRLASYKLEDDAHRWWKTLKNARGGDNYAATLPWNEFRTLFYQQYFTDADRSEYLREYSSIMQGDDEPIMEFKTRFCRLVNFLGPTAGTLEQQTNTFKWAICDRDRKFILNLRFADINEIVDAVKNLDNDKKHRQRTLDDNRKRPREDNQTNSSFHGGNDQSRDRRHRSNRNYDNQIHQDKQNLPQYRDPPCATCGKPHSGVCRRAERLCFNCGDAGHLVKECPKFNPRANTRGNARLATNDAANTPGMIFG